The sequence below is a genomic window from Lolium perenne isolate Kyuss_39 chromosome 7, Kyuss_2.0, whole genome shotgun sequence.
TGGAAAAAGGCACACTAACATCTCACGAGATTTATCATAATGTGCCTATACTGTAGTAATTCAAACAACTAAGTCTGAATCTTAATAAAGCAAAATAATACCAGTTAACAACAAGAACTGTAGGATATTTTTGTGCTAAATAGTTTACCCGTGCAAGATTACACCCTGGTTATTTTacactcttttgtttactccaaggAGCAAGCATTTTCATCCTCCAAAGCATTTGAAGTAAGTCTACATGCCTCACTTCATCCAGAAACAGATTTGATCAAATTTCTGTGTTACTAAATTTCAGTTAACACAGAACTGGAATTGAAAGAATGTTCCATCCACATCCCCAAGCATTCCATCTATTGCATGATTACCTCTCCAGGCAGTCAGTCACCACTAGTCCACTAGTGTAGCCTGTAGGCATGATAAACAGGTATAGCATGATTTAATCCGGAACTCAAAGGATAGCCCAGGATAAAATGAGCTTTGCTAAGAAACACTTCCTTTCCACTTGAAACTTAAGATTCACACATGTAGATGTTCGATCCAGCAGAAATTTTGTGTGCAAAGTTGACCATTTCTTGTggcctgagcaagatgaagtaaaCTGGGTGCACATAAAGTTGTTATATCATCCCTTCATCCCTGTGATTATTGGAGCCAGATATCCTGGTTCGATTAAATCGTTTGTTGTACCTATACTGAAGTAGCATTGCACGAATAGGATTCTTAACAAATCAAGGAATCTAAGTAATATTGTGGATATGACTACAGTATGCAACATATTTTCATTGAAATTCCATAACGTTGGCTCACCTGAATGCGCAGCCCATGTATTGCTGTTCCGGCGTCGGCCCACTGCGGCGGACAGGGAAGACCCTCTCCACATCCATCTCCTCGGGCCACGCTGAGCACTCGAAGCTGAGCGCCAAGTCAGGCCGCGCGGGCTTGGAGACCTCGACGTGGACGCTGATGTGCATCCTGGACGGTCCACCGTCTTCGGCGACCGCGCCCGAGCGGGTTGGCGCCACGGCGCCGTCGACCAAGGTGGCATCCACCTTGACCTCCTCCTGATCCCCGCCCTTGGAGGCAGAGAACGCACGACGCAGGCGGACCCACTGCTCTCCGGGGCGGTCATCCACGGTGAACTGCGCGACGGAAGGCGGTAGCGGCGGGGCAGGCTCGGCGCGGCAGGAGGAGATCTCGGAGCGGAGAGAGCGGAGGAGGCGGTCGAGGAAGGCGGAGCGGCGCATGGCGGACATATACTGTCGCGAAT
It includes:
- the LOC127301656 gene encoding uncharacterized protein isoform X2 yields the protein MARRLLSLRPQLVDLPPRLLHSRQYMSAMRRSAFLDRLLRSLRSEISSCRAEPAPPLPPSVAQFTVDDRPGEQWVRLRRAFSASKGGDQEEVKVDATLVDGAVAPTRSGAVAEDGGPSRMHISVHVEVSKPARPDLALSFECSAWPEEMDVERVFPVRRSGPTPEQQYMGCAFSIGTTNDLIEPGYLAPIITGMKG
- the LOC127301656 gene encoding uncharacterized protein At2g39795, mitochondrial isoform X1, with product MARRLLSLRPQLVDLPPRLLHSRQYMSAMRRSAFLDRLLRSLRSEISSCRAEPAPPLPPSVAQFTVDDRPGEQWVRLRRAFSASKGGDQEEVKVDATLVDGAVAPTRSGAVAEDGGPSRMHISVHVEVSKPARPDLALSFECSAWPEEMDVERVFPVRRSGPTPEQQYMGCAFRELDDEMQSAMRDYLEQRGVNDELAAFLHTYMENKEQREIVRWLKNVECYLKK